In a genomic window of Pseudoliparis swirei isolate HS2019 ecotype Mariana Trench chromosome 20, NWPU_hadal_v1, whole genome shotgun sequence:
- the abhd15a gene encoding protein ABHD15, protein MANDITEYLLPRDVTGGVFISCCASRALRAVGLSAVVHVDVGCIKQRTEPPRGLKSASPEKEKREDAARRDSWVGARAILAPKLHGRAEHRFRSKYRRAAGALCARDCFIIIYICVESNFKDPEYRAVTPPRRALDFAQPPPRRQMLEWLAALCFVILVVFIWTGSRYFGTTESRSSDVQLLQGPGIAQQPATEEKSGRRVSEEREGGGSGVSKKARAVALICKPSALANYLLKHCGTFSRYSPRVGWTWRASAVLQSAYEACWPYDSPVQFVRDNLQLSDDGLVALDWAVPAYQRRRRTSSHSASPVLLIIPNSFGKFTRNVLKLCEAALSHGYLPAVFNRRGHNRTPLTTLKLQQFGDPADLREAVRYIRHRQPAGRLYAVSESTGSGLLLSYLGECGSSSYLTAAVCLSPVFRCQSWFESGLSRPLQWALALYQKIGLSRYKTVLGESVQTAALFSSCSLRGLEEALFCKVASASPTGADGNASVSWDGYWERNEPLRDADEVAVPVLSVCARDDPVRGDAHSSVPFELFETNPHFFLLLTDRGSHCGFSTRPEAGGGGPEGRRTNWSHRALLEFFRATTDFFAAEERAKQLAARRRGLGAGAAAGGRAFRHRSVSTCKRVPECSHNIHAIYNWQRSYTR, encoded by the exons ATGGCTAATGACATCACGGAGTACCTGCTCCCTCGTGACGTCACGGGAGGCGTGTTCATTAGCTGCTGCGCGTCTCGCGCGCTCCGAGCTGTTGGGTTGAGCGCAGTCGTGCACGTGGACGTCGGGTGCATCAAACAACGGACGGAACCGCCTCGTGGACTAAAAAGTGCTTCACCGGAAAAAGAGAAACGAGAAGACGCGGCGCGCAGAGACTCTTGGGTGGGTGCGCGCGCCATATTGGCACCAAAACTTCACGGACGAGCAGAGCATCGATTTAGGAGTAAATATCGGCGCGCGGCAGGAGCTCTATGTGCACGTGACTGttttattatcatatatatatgtgtggagAGCAACTTTAAAGACCCAGAATACCGCGCGGTGACGCCTCCGCGTCGTGCGCTCGACTTCGCTCAACCACCGCCCCGGCGCCAAATGCTGGAATGGCTCGCGGCTCTCTGCTTTGTGATCCTGGTGGTCTTCATCTGGACAGGCTCCAGATATTTTGGCACCACCGAGAGCCGGTCGTCCGATGTCCAATTGCTCCAGGGACCGGGGATTGCGCAACAACCGGCAACCGAGGAGAAGAGCGGCAGGCGCGTCTCGGAGGAGCGCGAGGGGGGCGGCAGCGGCGTTTCCAAGAAAGCGCGCGCTGTGGCTCTGATCTGCAAACCGTCCGCGCTGGCCAACTACCTCCTGAAACACTGCGGGACCTTCAGCCGGTACTCCCCGCGCGTGGGCTGGACGTGGCGGGCCAGCGCGGTGCTCCAGAGCGCGTACGAGGCGTGCTGGCCGTACGACAGCCCGGTCCAGTTCGTGCGCGACAACCTGCAGCTGAGCGACGACGGGCTGGTGGCGCTGGACTGGGCGGTGCCGGCCTACCAGAGGCGGCGCAGGACCTCCAGCCACTCCGCCAGCCCGGTGCTGCTCATCATCCCCAACTCCTTCGGGAAGTTCACCAGGAACGTGCTCAAG ctgtgtGAGGCCGCCCTGTCCCACGGTTACCTCCCGGCGGTCTTCAACCGCCGCGGCCACAACCGCACGCCGCTCACCACCCTGAAGCTGCAGCAGTTCGGCGACCCCGCCGACCTGCGCGAGGCCGTGCGCTACATCCGCCACCGGCAGCCGGCGGGGCGGCTGTACGCCGTCAGCGAGAGCACGGGCTCCGGCCTCCTGCTCTCCTACCTCGGGGAGTGCGGCTCGTCCAGCTACCTGACGGCCGCCGTCTGCCTGTCGCCCGTCTTCCGCTGCCAGAGCTGGTTCGAGAGCGGCCTGAGCCGGCCGCTGCAGTGGGCGCTGGCGCTCTACCAGAAGATCGGCCTCAGCAG gtaCAAGACGGTGCTGGGTGAGAGCGTCCAGACGGCCGCCCTGTTCTCCAGCTGTTCCCTCCGCGGCCTGGAGGAGGCGCTGTTCTGTAAGGTGGCCTCCGCCTCGCCGACGGGCGCCGACGGCAACGCCTCCGTCAGCTGGGACGGTTACTGGGAACGCAACGAGCCGCTGAGGGACGCGGACGAGGTGGCGGTCCCCGTGCTGAGCGTGTGCGCCCGCGACGACCCGGTCCGCGGCGACGCCCACTCCTCGGTGCCCTTCGAGCTCTTCGAGACCAACCCgcacttcttcctcctcctcaccgaccGCGGGAGCCACTGCGGCTTCTCCACGCGGCCcgaggccggcggcggcgggccggAGGGCCGTCGGACCAACTGGAGCCACCGGGCCCTGCTGGAATTCTTCCGGGCGACCACGGACTTCTTCGCCGCCGAAGAGAGGGCGAAGCAGCTCGCCGCCCGGAGGCGGGGCCTCGGGGcaggggcggcggcgggggggcgggcGTTCCGCCACCGCAGCGTCAGCACGTGTAAACGAGTGCCGGAGTGTTCCCACAACATCCACGCCATCTACAACTGGCAGAGGTCGTACACACGATGA